Sequence from the Candidatus Angelobacter sp. genome:
ATCGAGACCACCGGCCTGACCCGGCGTTTTGGAGATTTTGTGGCCGTGGACGGACTCAACCTGCAGGTGGATCGCGGGAAGTTTTACGGGTTCCTCGGCCCGAACGGCGCCGGGAAATCGACCACCATCAAAATGCTCACCGGCCTGCTCGCGCCCTCCGGCGGCTCGATGCGCATCCTGGCGGAGGACATGGCCGACGCGGACCGGGCGCGCGAGGTCAAGCGGCGGGTCGGCGTGGTGCCGGAAAACCTCGCGTTGTTCGACAATCTCACCGCGCGCGAATATCTCACCTTCGTCGGGCGGATGTATCTCCTGCCGCTGGCCACGGTGCGGGAGCGTTGCGAGGAACTGCTCACCATGATGGAGCTGCAGAACCTCGAAAAAAAGCTCACGCTCGAATTCTCGCACGGCATGAAGAAGAAACTGGCGCTGGCCGCGGCGCTGATTCCCAATCCCGACCTATTGTTCCTGGACGAACCGTTCGAGGGCGTGGATGCGGTCGCTTCGCGGGTGTTGCGGGACATTTTGAAGCGGTGCGTTGAGCGCGGCGCGACGGTGTTCCTCACGTCGCACGTGCTGGAGATCGTGGAGAAGCTGTGCACCGACGTGGGGATCATCGCCCGGGGCCGGCTCGTGTATCAGGGCGCGATGGGAGAGGTGCAGGCCGCCGGTTCGCTCGAGGAACTGTTTTTGAAGGAGGTGGGCGGCGACCAGGTGGAACGGCAGAAGTTGAGCTGGCTGGAGGGCTGAATGAACTGGAGCCAGTTGCGCACCATCCTCTGGCTTCGC
This genomic interval carries:
- a CDS encoding ABC transporter ATP-binding protein encodes the protein MNLAIETTGLTRRFGDFVAVDGLNLQVDRGKFYGFLGPNGAGKSTTIKMLTGLLAPSGGSMRILAEDMADADRAREVKRRVGVVPENLALFDNLTAREYLTFVGRMYLLPLATVRERCEELLTMMELQNLEKKLTLEFSHGMKKKLALAAALIPNPDLLFLDEPFEGVDAVASRVLRDILKRCVERGATVFLTSHVLEIVEKLCTDVGIIARGRLVYQGAMGEVQAAGSLEELFLKEVGGDQVERQKLSWLEG